In a single window of the Gossypium hirsutum isolate 1008001.06 chromosome A13, Gossypium_hirsutum_v2.1, whole genome shotgun sequence genome:
- the LOC107895353 gene encoding UDP-glycosyltransferase 73C1 → MATPTQEEQQLHFVVFPFMSQGHMAPMIDIARLLAQRGVIVTIITTPQKAARFKATLDRAMESGLFIRLLEVQFPCAEFGLPEGCESFDMLPSFSLAWNFYQATDALETPVKKLLPELTPSPNCILSDVLFAFTLDIANQFQIPRIVFHGVCCFRLVCLHNLRISNVLDHVSSETEYFVVPNMPHKVEFTKCQVTQVMAENLKQFSEERKKADLESYGVIINSFEEMEPEYVKEYKKAREDKVWCIGPVSLCNKDAMDKAQRGNKASVDEQEFLRWLDSQKPGTVIYACLGSISNLTPSQLIQLGLGLEASNRPFIWVIRASDASNDVDTWISEDGFEERTKGRGLVIRGWAPQVLILSHQAIGGFLTHCGWNSTIEGISAGVPLITWPLFADQFANEKLAVQIVEIGVRVGVEEPMRWGEEEKIGVLVKKEDVKEAIEKLMDEGEEGEERRKRAKRLGEMANKAVEIGGSSHLHISRLIQDIRQRANERKQLST, encoded by the coding sequence ATGGCGACTCCTACTCAAGAGGAGCAGCAGCTTCACTTTGTGGTGTTTCCCTTCATGTCTCAAGGCCATATGGCCCCTATGATTGACATTGCTAGATTGCTGGCACAGCGAGGCGTGATCGTAACCATCATTACAACGCCTCAAAAGGCAGCTAGGTTCAAGGCAACCCTCGATCGTGCCATGGAATCGGGGCTCTTCATCCGTCTACTTGAGGTACAGTTTCCATGTGCTGAATTTGGATTGCCAGAAGGGTGCGAGAGCTTCGACATGCTGCCTTCCTTTAGCTTAGCCTGGAATTTCTACCAAGCTACCGACGCGCTTGAAACGCCAGTTAAAAAACTGTTACCTGAGCTAACGCCAAGCCCCAACTGTATCCTTTCTGATGTGTTGTTTGCGTTCACACTCGACATTGCCAACCAGTTTCAGATTCCGAGGATCGTGTTCCATGGAGTTTGTTGCTTTCGTCTTGTTTGTCTCCATAATTTACGCATCTCCAACGTTCTTGACCACGTTTCCTCAGAGACGGAGTACTTCGTCGTGCCTAACATGCCCCACAAAGTTGAGTTCACTAAATGCCAGGTCACACAAGTTATGGCTGAAAACCTCAAGCAATTTTCGGAGGAACGGAAGAAGGCGGATCTCGAGTCTTACGGCGTCATCATAAACTCTTTCGAAGAGATGGAGCCCGAATATGTTAAGGAATACAAGAAGGCAAGGGAGGACAAAGTATGGTGCATTGGTCCGGTTTCTCTATGTAACAAGGATGCCATGGATAAAGCTCAGAGAGGCAACAAGGCCTCGGTTGATGAACAAGAGTTCTTGAGATGGCTTGATTCTCAAAAACCAGGTACCGTAATCTATGCCTGTCTGGGAAGCATATCGAACTTGACGCCCTCACAATTGATACAACTCGGTTTAGGCCTGGAGGCATCGAATAGGCCGTTTATATGGGTTATAAGAGCAAGTGATGCATCGAATGATGTAGACACCTGGATTTCAGAGGACGGTTTCGAGGAAAGAACGAAAGGAAGAGGGCTTGTGATCCGGGGTTGGGCACCGCAAGTACTAATACTATCGCATCAGGCCATCGGAGGGTTCTTAACTCATTGCGGTTGGAACTCAACAATCGAAGGCATCTCTGCCGGTGTTCCATTGATAACTTGGCCCCTATTTGCTGATCAGTTTGCCAATGAGAAACTGGCTGTACAAATAGTTGAAATCGGAGTGAGGGTGGGAGTAGAGGAGCCAATGAGGTggggagaagaagagaaaattggAGTATTAGTGAAGAAAGAAGATGTTAAAGAGGCTATTGAAAAGCTGATGGATGAAGGAGAGGAAGGAGAAGAGAGAAGGAAAAGAGCTAAGAGACTTGGAGAGATGGCAAATAAGGCTGTTGAGATAGGGGGATCTTCCCACCTCCACATTTCACGGTTAATCCAAGATATCAGGCAAAGGGCTAATGAGAGGAAGCAACTTAGCACCTGA